Proteins encoded together in one Lathyrus oleraceus cultivar Zhongwan6 chromosome 5, CAAS_Psat_ZW6_1.0, whole genome shotgun sequence window:
- the LOC127080195 gene encoding uncharacterized protein LOC127080195: protein MAAAAVEEICSCLPEELLECAFKYLHSDNYSFMSLSLVSKQFLYITNRIRFFATITDETIPFLPRLFHCFSNLTSLNLTIVPKTVEEVNALLTLISTFPLDIKSLSLCPTRIFRPI, encoded by the coding sequence ATGGCGGCGGCGGCGGTGGAAGAAATATGTTCATGTTTACCAGAGGAATTATTGGAGTGCGCCTTCAAATACCTCCACAGCGACAACTACAGTTTCATGTCACTCTCCCTCGTCTCCAAACAGTTTCTGTACATCACAAACCGTATACGATTCTTCGCCACAATCACGGATGAAACCATTCCTTTCCTTCCTCGCCTCTTCCACTGCTTCTCTAACCTCACCTCACTCAACCTCACTATCGTACCCAAAACCGTAGAAGAAGTGAACGCTCTTCTAACCCTAATCTCCACTTTCCCTTTAGACATCAAATCACTCAGTCTATGCCCCACACGCATATTCAGACCCATTTAG